The stretch of DNA TAATGGGTCTTCAATCGATATTATTGGATATTTACTGCAAAGTTCTTCATAAAACTTTATCAGTTCAAGATTTGTCAACTGCACGCCCTCGGACTTTAGTTGATATCTACCGTTTTGATATAATTCATTGGCAGCAACGTCCAGAGCTAAACACACATCTTTTTCCAATTTATACCCAGCGACTTCGATTGCCTGCACAATTAAATCAAGTGCTGCATTTGTTGATTTTATATCTGGCGCAAAGCCCCCTTCGTCGCCGGTATTCACCTTGTAACCACCTATTTTCAATATCCCCCTTAGACTGTGAAAAATCTCGCAAGCCACTTTTAAGTTTTGATTGATATCAGTATATTTCACTGGGACTATCATAAATTCTTGTATATCCAAGCCATTGTCAGCATGGACACCTCCATTAATTATGTTCAGCATGGGCTTTGGTAGCGTGAAGCGATTGTTAGTGGTAAGTGTTTGGAACAGGTGTTTACCCATTACAGAGGCTCTTGCCTTGGCAAAAGCTATGGAAATTGAAAGTATTGTGTTCGCTCCTAAAGCAGACTTGTTAACTGTGCCATCCAGATCAATTAAAAACTGGTCTAGCTCTTCTTGGGATTGAAATGAAAAATTCAACATGTGTGGGCCAAGCTCTTCATTTATAAGGTTTACTGCTTTTAGAACGCTTTTTCCGTGATATCCTTCATCACCATCTCTCAACTCAAGAGCTTCATGCATCCCCTTAGATGCTCCACTTGGGATAGAAGCTCTGCCAAAATAAGAATTGTTTAAGGTCAAATCTGTCTCTATAGTAGGCAAGCCTCTACTGTCAAAGATTTGCCTCGCTTTTATGCCCGTTATTTTCATATTTTCTCATAATCAATTGGCTGCGAGGCCGAGGCCAGAATCGAACTGGCTCGTGGCGGATTTGCAATCCGCTGCATTACCACTTTGCTACTCGGCCGATGAACGAATACCCTATTCTAAATCTGAAAAATCGTCAAGAGTAATTATTTTGGGAGTGTTGCCATAAGATAGATAAGATGCTAAAATGAATATAGCGAGCAACAAAGAAAATAGAGATATGAATACAGAGTGTAAAAAATGCAGTAGCAGTAAATACGTTAAGAATGGTAATATTAGGGGTATGCAAAGGTATAAATGCAAAGAGTGTGGATGTAATTTTACAAACACTAAATTAAGAGGCTGTTCGCCAGAGATGAAGGCTCTGGCAGTGTTATTGTACAGCATGGGGAAAAGTAGCTTTAGATGACTAGGGAAATTATTTAAAGTAGCTCATACTAGCGTATATAAGTGGATAATACTGTATGCTAAAAAGATACCAAGACCAACAGTGCCGGAAGAATTGAGAGAAGTTGAAATAGATGAGATGTGGCATTTTGTAGATTCAAAAAAAACAAATTATGGATATGGAAAGCCTATAGTAGGGAGCTCAAGAGAGTTGTTGCCTGGGTGGTTGGTAAGCGTAACGTTACAACCTTTAGAAAATTGTGGAAAATCATAAGTAGAGATAATTGCACTTATTACACAGACGCTTGGTCTGTTTATTCAGAGGTTATACCTCGCCATCAACATGTTGTTGGCAAACAACATACACTCTCAATTGAGTCCAATAACTCAAACACAAGGCACAGAATTGCAAGAATGACCAGAAAAACAAAGGTAGTTTCAAAATCTGAAGAAGTTGTCGATCTTACGATTAAGCTCTGGGTACATTTTGAGGATAACAATAATTTCCTAAGTGAGCAGGGCAATTTTATATCTATCTTTGGCTAACACTCTGATAAGTTTTAAAATCGCAAATAACAAGCTTCGTGCTTACACGCGAGCCCCCAGGTTTGCATTCACTCTTTCTATTGGTATTTACCATCAAATCTGTAAAGGTTTTTCACTAAAATTTATGAATTTGAGCAGACTTTTATGTACTGATTTCCTAGCTTCACTTTACTTCAGCCTATTTTGACGGACAGACTTAATACTTATACCCAGAAGCATAACTCATAACATATTTTTTAAGTGGGGAAACGTTTTTTATAATTTGTATACCAGCTCTCCTTAGTAGCTGAATTGGAAGGAAATCAGAGGCAAAAATGCCGTTTATGTTGTGCGTGCTACTGATCATCAAATTGATATCAAAATCTCTTTGTAGGCTATACCTAGAAAGCATACGCTTAGAACCTATGTCCAGCCCCAGGCTTATATTCTCATTAATGAGTTGAGCTAAGAGTTGTATGTCTCTAAGCCCAAGGTTTAATCCCTGTCCCGCAATTGGGTGGATACTATGCATGGCATCACCACAAAGCGCGGCTCTAGACTCTGTATATTTTTTTGCATATATTAGGTGAAGGGTGAAATACGCAATACTGGAAGCCAGCTTTATATCTCCTAAGCAATCACCCAGCCTTTCCTTCACAATATATTCAATATCACGACCTGATTTTGAAGCTAATAGCCTACCTGTACCGCCACTACCCGTTATTATAATACCAGATTTATGCCCACCAACTCGAGGCAACACTGCAAAAGGACCTGTTGTCAACAGCCTTTCAACTGCAACGCCCCTATGATCAACTTCGTGCTCTATATCACATATAATCACATCTTGATTATAATTGATGTTTTTGGTTTCAATGCCCAGAATTTTTCTGGTTTTGGAATGTTTCCCCTCTGATACAAGTAATAAGTCACACAATAATGTAGTTCCATCAGATAAATGTAATTGATTGTGATGGGGACTGTAAATTATACTATTGATTTCTACGTTTTTATATAGAGTTATATTTTGATGCCGTTGAACTTCTGCGATTAGGGCTTTTGCTATAATTCTCTCATCGAGCATACAGCCAAAATCGTCCCGACCTATCTCTTTGGGGTCAAAGATCAATTGCTCATGATTGTTGTGATCTCCGATCAATATTTTGTTAATTGGTTGAGCATGCTCCTTTAAGACCTCTAAAATACCAGCTTTTTCAAAGATGTCCAAAGATGCAGCAGCTATTGCAAATAATCGGCTAGGCAATTGGCCTAGGATTTCTGGTGGATTATATACCCCAAATCTTTTGTTGTCATGCCCTCTTTTTTTGCCAATTCCCAAAACGTTCCGAGCATATATGTCAGTATTATTCAAAACAGCAACACTCAACCCACTTTTAGCCATTAAACACGCGAACGTAAGCCCTATACATCCAGCACCACTTATAATAAGATCATATTTCATTTTAAGCACCTGAAGTGTGGCATACAGACGACAGATGACCGCAAAAAAAGCTGGGAATATGAGTGATTAGCATGATGAGGTTATAAAAGTACGCAATGAAGCGCGAAGTCCCAAATATTTTGAGGCCAATTTTTAAAGTTAGCGGAGTATAATACATTTCATATCCAATAAATTTCCCTCATATTATATTATTACGGTAACAGTGCATAGTAAATTTTGCGTCCTACTTCCCGATATCATTAATTCAATTAAAATAGCAAATATAGCAAAATTTATCGAGCTAAACATATGAAAGAATTCGATGAAGTAAGGTTTCCTGAAGACATATCTTATGGAGCAACTGGAGGACCGGAATATTTTACAAACATTATCTGCACAACAAACGGCAAGGAGTATAGAACCTTAAACGGAACAAATTCAAAAATGCGTTATAACATATCATATGCTGTTAAAACTTCTTTACAGATGGAAAAGTTGGTGACCTTCTTTAGAGCAAGGAGAGGGAGAGCAGTTGGCTTTAGATTGAAAGATTGGTGTGATTATAAAGCAGAGATGCAGTTACTAGGGATTGGAGATGGTATTAACAAAGCTTTCCAACTAAAAAAGATATATAAAAGTGAGGAGAGCACATATGAAAGGATCATCTACAAACCAGTTATAAGCACTGTGATTATCTATGTTAACAATGAGGAATATACTGGTGGTGTTGAAGTGAATCACCAATCTGGCGAAATAAAGTTTGAATCTACAGTTGGACTTGGGGACAAAATTTTCGCAACTTTTGAATTTGACTTACCTGTGAGATTTGATATTGATCATTTACCAATCTCAATCGACGAACACAATACATATTCCAGCAAAAACATAAATTTAGTTGAAATCAGGCTATGAGAAAGGTTAATAATTACGAAAGCAAACGTGTGTTTGGGTATTTCATCTGTTGGCATGTTTTACTCGAAAACGGTATAGAGCTTTGCCTAACAGATTGTGAGCATGACATTGAAGTAGATGAGGTAAAATATCTTGCAAAAAGTTTGTTAAGCTACACGGAGATAAGAAAAAATGCTGAAATGTTAGAGGACACTAATGAAATTACTGGAATTATCGACAACAAATTGATAAAAGAAGCTGACATCTTAAATGGGAAATTCGACAACGCTCTGCTGTCAATTTATTTAACCAATAATCAAAATTTAGAGCAAATTTTATTAAAATAGGGGCGATAAGAATACATCAACACAACCAGTTTTACGCTTCTATAATCTCACTTTCTGACAAGCTAAACTCTAATATAACTCAGTTCTTTTCTCCCTACTGCCGGGCAAAGTTTTGTGATGATAGGTGTGGACTAAGCAAAGATGCTTATACAAAACAGGGGCAAATAACAACGCTGATCAGCAAAAATTCTTTTTTGGGAGTGTTGCAAGATGGAATAAAGAAAGGTATAGTGGAGTGGATTACAGAATAAAGAAGAGAAAAATGTCATCAGCGCATCAAATAATAATGGTATGTTTGGATCAATTGGTTGGTAGTGAGCATCAATATCGCAAATTTAAGGAGCTGTTTAATTTTGGGGCAGCAGAGCAAGAGCTGAAGGGAATTGAATCTCCTGCTAATTATAAGGGATATGGTGTTTTACGTTTATTTAAATGCTTGTTGTTACAGTTTATGGAAGATTTGTCAGATCGTGAACTAGAAAGATATTTGAGTGACAGTGTTGCAGCCAAGTGGTTTTGTGATTTTGATTTAACCGAAGCCACACCTGATTATAGCGTTTTTAGTAGAATCCGCTCAAAGATAGGAACAAATTTGTTATCAAAAATCTTTGCCATTTTTAGAGATCAACTAAAATCTCAAGGATATATGAGCGAGGTATTTACTTTTGTTGATGCAAGTCACTTGATCTCCAAAGCTAATTTATGGGAAGAGCGGGATGAAGCCAGAAAACAAAAATATGAAAAACTTAACAACGAAGTCTTGCCTAAAGTCGCACATGATAAACAAGCCAAAATAGGGTGCAAGGGTGGTAGTAAATTTTGGTATGGCTATAAGAAAAACATGTAAGCGTAGATATTCAATCCGGAATGATCAACAAGGTTGCTATAACGCCTGCTAATGTTACCGATGCAAAGGGAGTTGCGCATGTTTTACCAAATAGTGGAGCAGTTTATGCTGACAAAGGGTATTGTGTTGCACCAGCAAAGAATGCAGCTAAAAGCAGAGGTATTCATTTTTGCGCCATCAAGAAAAACAATATGAAGCAAAAGAATTTTGACCTTGATCGATACTATACTTCCATAAGGGCTCCGTTTGAGAGGGTGTTTTCTCAAGATAATAAACGATTGCGATACATAGGAATTGCCAAAAATCAGTTTGCTGAATTTATGAATGCTATCTGCTTTAATTTAAAACGTTTAACGGTTCTTACTGCCTAAGCTCATAAAATCACGCTTCGCAGAATCAATAAAAAGCTAAAAATTACCATATCCCACCTCAAAGAAATCTTTTGAATTCTTGGGGAAACCAGTTTTTTGTTAATTTTTTTAGACCATGGTCCAAACTTCCTTAAATCAAACCATCACATTTATCCTTATTTTATCTTTCAACGCTCCCTTTTTGGATGAGGCCAGGCAGGAAAGCGCTTTTTACTATAATGATGGGATAATTAAGTTTTTATCTGGGACGAATAAGGGTATAAGTTATGATATCATCAATTTTAAGGACAAAATTGTCCAAGTTATGCTGCCACCTCTGCAACAGCTTAATGTAAATGATCAATACGAGATTACCGCTGGGTGCGACAAAAGCTTTACTAAGTGCGTCAAAAAGTTTAATAATGCAATTAACTTCCGCGGAGAACCACACATATCAACCGTGATAAAAAATTTATAACCTCAACTCTGTTTTAACAAGTCTTCTTCCACGTCTATGCTAATGTTAGGATCGTCAACTACAGCCACTTTAATTTTCATGCCATTTTCCAAAGCTCGTAACTGCTCTAAACTTTCTTGTTTTTCCAAATAAGATGGAGCCATTGAAATAAAGCTTTTTAATGACTTAGGGTTGAACCCATAAATACCTACATGCTTATAATTTTTATCAAACTTTATCGGCGATCTCGTGAAATATAAAGCCATATTTTGGTAGCTCACGATCGCTTTCACAACGTTTGGGTCATCAATTGAATTCTTTTCCGATATTACAGTAACAGCAGTTGCAATATCAACATCACAATTGCTCTCGTCATTTA from Candidatus Bandiella woodruffii encodes:
- the eno gene encoding phosphopyruvate hydratase is translated as MKITGIKARQIFDSRGLPTIETDLTLNNSYFGRASIPSGASKGMHEALELRDGDEGYHGKSVLKAVNLINEELGPHMLNFSFQSQEELDQFLIDLDGTVNKSALGANTILSISIAFAKARASVMGKHLFQTLTTNNRFTLPKPMLNIINGGVHADNGLDIQEFMIVPVKYTDINQNLKVACEIFHSLRGILKIGGYKVNTGDEGGFAPDIKSTNAALDLIVQAIEVAGYKLEKDVCLALDVAANELYQNGRYQLKSEGVQLTNLELIKFYEELCSKYPIISIEDPLSETDLEGWKMITQRLGQKIKIVGDDLFVTNPKKLQQGIDEHLANAILIKINQIGTMTETLKSIDLAASNNFTNIISHRSGETEDTTIAHLAVATSSQYIKTGSISRTDRVCKYNELMRIEEIVKHQ
- a CDS encoding IS1 family transposase translates to MAFCRFKKNKLWIWKAYSRELKRVVAWVVGKRNVTTFRKLWKIISRDNCTYYTDAWSVYSEVIPRHQHVVGKQHTLSIESNNSNTRHRIARMTRKTKVVSKSEEVVDLTIKLWVHFEDNNNFLSEQGNFISIFG
- a CDS encoding FAD-dependent monooxygenase, which produces MKYDLIISGAGCIGLTFACLMAKSGLSVAVLNNTDIYARNVLGIGKKRGHDNKRFGVYNPPEILGQLPSRLFAIAAASLDIFEKAGILEVLKEHAQPINKILIGDHNNHEQLIFDPKEIGRDDFGCMLDERIIAKALIAEVQRHQNITLYKNVEINSIIYSPHHNQLHLSDGTTLLCDLLLVSEGKHSKTRKILGIETKNINYNQDVIICDIEHEVDHRGVAVERLLTTGPFAVLPRVGGHKSGIIITGSGGTGRLLASKSGRDIEYIVKERLGDCLGDIKLASSIAYFTLHLIYAKKYTESRAALCGDAMHSIHPIAGQGLNLGLRDIQLLAQLINENISLGLDIGSKRMLSRYSLQRDFDINLMISSTHNINGIFASDFLPIQLLRRAGIQIIKNVSPLKKYVMSYASGYKY
- a CDS encoding DUF2460 domain-containing protein, which produces MKEFDEVRFPEDISYGATGGPEYFTNIICTTNGKEYRTLNGTNSKMRYNISYAVKTSLQMEKLVTFFRARRGRAVGFRLKDWCDYKAEMQLLGIGDGINKAFQLKKIYKSEESTYERIIYKPVISTVIIYVNNEEYTGGVEVNHQSGEIKFESTVGLGDKIFATFEFDLPVRFDIDHLPISIDEHNTYSSKNINLVEIRL
- a CDS encoding DUF2163 domain-containing protein; protein product: MRKVNNYESKRVFGYFICWHVLLENGIELCLTDCEHDIEVDEVKYLAKSLLSYTEIRKNAEMLEDTNEITGIIDNKLIKEADILNGKFDNALLSIYLTNNQNLEQILLK
- a CDS encoding transposase, whose amino-acid sequence is MWTKQRCLYKTGANNNADQQKFFFGSVARWNKERYSGVDYRIKKRKMSSAHQIIMVCLDQLVGSEHQYRKFKELFNFGAAEQELKGIESPANYKGYGVLRLFKCLLLQFMEDLSDRELERYLSDSVAAKWFCDFDLTEATPDYSVFSRIRSKIGTNLLSKIFAIFRDQLKSQGYMSEVFTFVDASHLISKANLWEERDEARKQKYEKLNNEVLPKVAHDKQAKIGCKGGSKFWYGYKKNM
- a CDS encoding transposase — its product is MINKVAITPANVTDAKGVAHVLPNSGAVYADKGYCVAPAKNAAKSRGIHFCAIKKNNMKQKNFDLDRYYTSIRAPFERVFSQDNKRLRYIGIAKNQFAEFMNAICFNLKRLTVLTA
- a CDS encoding phage BR0599 family protein, which codes for MVQTSLNQTITFILILSFNAPFLDEARQESAFYYNDGIIKFLSGTNKGISYDIINFKDKIVQVMLPPLQQLNVNDQYEITAGCDKSFTKCVKKFNNAINFRGEPHISTVIKNL
- the kdsB gene encoding 3-deoxy-manno-octulosonate cytidylyltransferase: MSSKKTVIIIPARLGSTRLPKKPLINIDGLPMVIRVYQQALKANLGDVVIAGCDEELENLVKLYGYNYIATDSKLQSGTDRVFQGYDALDQEYDYIINLQGDMPYISPQTIIAVNDLLNDESNCDVDIATAVTVISEKNSIDDPNVVKAIVSYQNMALYFTRSPIKFDKNYKHVGIYGFNPKSLKSFISMAPSYLEKQESLEQLRALENGMKIKVAVVDDPNISIDVEEDLLKQS